One Novosphingobium sp. G106 DNA segment encodes these proteins:
- a CDS encoding glycosyltransferase, translating into MVSASGLHIAYPVSWYRPDTKASCEQTIYTVAALARQGHRVTLFVPTPSDVTPVTVEEIAERFGVEPDFAVEAIASRWAGDTLRQGMAWLRQLIASGRLATFDMMLCRLPAVLGLGRSSPIPFAFDHYRPWPDIYPVARPIIRRTANAPRCIGFIQHSSLAADAYKRAGVSEDRILVAHNGSHGAVIHTDTGMIEARQALGLDVSAQIAVYAGRVNEQKGLDQLLAMARLRPEIRFLIVGSEGDGPIEAQARRLPNVAVVAWQAPHALPGFLAAADVLLIPASSEPLRRFGNCVLPLKTFAYLAAGRPILAPALPDTADLLQDSETAMLVQPDDPRAAALALDLLLTQPELAARLGANARALAERNSWDARGKRLGEFFARRLAEMIA; encoded by the coding sequence ATGGTTTCCGCTTCCGGGCTTCACATCGCATATCCGGTTTCGTGGTACCGTCCCGACACCAAGGCTTCCTGCGAGCAGACGATCTACACCGTCGCCGCGCTGGCCCGGCAAGGTCATCGTGTAACACTGTTCGTCCCCACGCCCTCGGATGTCACGCCCGTGACGGTCGAGGAAATTGCCGAGCGTTTCGGCGTCGAGCCCGATTTCGCCGTCGAAGCGATCGCCAGCCGGTGGGCGGGCGATACCCTCCGCCAGGGCATGGCCTGGCTGCGGCAACTCATCGCCAGCGGTAGGCTCGCCACTTTCGACATGATGCTGTGCCGGCTGCCCGCGGTGTTGGGGCTGGGCCGCTCCTCGCCGATCCCCTTTGCTTTCGACCATTACCGGCCCTGGCCCGACATCTATCCAGTGGCGCGGCCGATCATCCGGCGCACGGCCAATGCGCCCCGCTGTATCGGCTTTATCCAGCATTCAAGCCTCGCGGCCGACGCCTACAAGCGCGCTGGCGTTTCCGAGGATCGCATCCTTGTCGCTCACAATGGAAGTCATGGTGCGGTGATTCACACCGACACCGGCATGATCGAGGCGCGGCAGGCGTTGGGGCTCGACGTCTCGGCGCAGATCGCGGTCTATGCCGGGCGGGTCAACGAGCAGAAAGGGCTCGATCAGTTGCTCGCCATGGCGCGGCTGCGGCCGGAGATCCGCTTCCTGATAGTCGGCTCTGAGGGGGACGGCCCGATCGAAGCCCAGGCGCGCCGTCTGCCCAACGTCGCAGTAGTGGCCTGGCAAGCACCGCATGCTTTGCCCGGTTTCCTCGCTGCCGCCGACGTGCTGTTGATTCCTGCGTCGAGCGAGCCGCTGCGCCGCTTCGGCAATTGCGTGCTACCGCTGAAAACCTTTGCCTATCTAGCCGCCGGCCGTCCGATCCTGGCGCCGGCTCTGCCCGACACCGCGGACCTGCTGCAGGATTCGGAAACCGCGATGCTGGTCCAGCCCGACGATCCGCGTGCGGCTGCGCTGGCGCTCGACCTGCTCCTGACCCAGCCCGAACTGGCCGCACGGCTCGGGGCAAATGCCCGCGCGCTGGCCGAGCGCAACAGTTGGGACGCGCGCGGCAAACGGCTCGGCGAATTCTTCGCGCGCCGGCTGGCGGAAATGATCGCCTAG
- a CDS encoding M20 family metallopeptidase — protein sequence MLHEALIDDARSIAERITDLRRAIHAEPELGLHTPKTRDKVRAALAHLPLEWREGTSTTGLIALLKGGAGEGRSVLLRGDMDALAMPEETGLDFASTIPGTMHACGHDAHTAMLAGAAELLCRRADALKGEVRFMFQPGEEGYHGARFMIEDGLLDPLPDAAFALHVMPTAPHGLIAGRAGALLAAADQLDIVIEGRGGHASMPHQTRDPVPVAAEIILALQTMVTRQFDAHDPVVVTVTKLDAGTAHNVIADRVALRGTMRSLSRANRARLPEAVRLLAAGIAGAHGLTADVTVTEGFPVTICDPHAVDFAEKLSREMFGPQSFLRLDAPIMGAEDFAYVLDKVPGAMFFLGVSHEGEDWTKCCGIHSTKMMLDESVMPRGSALLAGLAESFLERGFE from the coding sequence ATGTTGCATGAAGCGCTGATTGACGATGCCCGATCGATCGCGGAGCGGATCACCGACCTGCGGCGGGCGATTCATGCCGAACCCGAACTGGGCCTTCATACCCCAAAAACCCGCGACAAAGTCCGCGCCGCCCTGGCCCACCTGCCGCTCGAATGGCGCGAGGGAACTTCGACGACCGGGCTGATCGCCCTGCTGAAAGGCGGAGCCGGAGAGGGGCGCTCCGTGCTGCTGCGCGGCGACATGGACGCGCTGGCGATGCCCGAGGAGACTGGGCTGGACTTCGCCTCGACGATCCCCGGGACGATGCATGCCTGCGGGCACGATGCGCATACGGCGATGCTGGCCGGCGCAGCCGAACTGCTTTGCCGACGCGCGGATGCGCTCAAAGGCGAAGTGCGCTTCATGTTCCAGCCGGGTGAGGAAGGCTATCACGGCGCCCGCTTCATGATCGAGGACGGGTTGCTCGATCCGCTGCCCGACGCCGCTTTCGCGCTACACGTCATGCCGACTGCGCCGCACGGCCTGATCGCCGGGCGCGCGGGTGCCTTGCTGGCAGCGGCAGACCAGCTCGACATCGTCATCGAAGGGCGCGGCGGCCATGCCTCGATGCCGCACCAGACACGCGACCCTGTGCCCGTCGCGGCCGAGATCATCCTCGCGCTGCAGACGATGGTGACGCGCCAGTTCGACGCGCACGATCCCGTGGTCGTGACCGTCACCAAGCTCGACGCCGGCACCGCGCACAACGTGATCGCCGATCGCGTCGCCCTGCGCGGGACGATGCGGAGCCTGTCGCGCGCCAACCGCGCGCGGCTGCCTGAAGCGGTGCGATTGCTCGCCGCAGGGATTGCCGGGGCACATGGGCTGACGGCCGATGTCACCGTGACCGAGGGGTTTCCCGTGACGATCTGCGATCCACATGCGGTAGATTTCGCCGAGAAGCTGAGCCGCGAGATGTTCGGGCCGCAATCCTTCCTGCGCCTCGACGCGCCGATCATGGGCGCGGAGGACTTCGCCTACGTACTCGACAAGGTGCCTGGTGCGATGTTCTTCCTGGGCGTGAGCCACGAGGGCGAGGACTGGACCAAGTGCTGCGGCATCCATTCGACCAAGATGATGCTCGACGAAAGCGTGATGCCCCGCGGGTCCGCGCTGCTCGCCGGCCTGGCCGAAAGCTTCCTCGAACGCGGCTTCGAATAG
- a CDS encoding nuclear transport factor 2 family protein, which translates to MDRLERLEAIEAIRSLKARYFRLMDTKQWDELRSVFTSDLKVLTPEGTVYAEGGDTYAAALRHSLEHAVSVHQGLAGEVEIDADGTGRAIWAMQDIISWEDRHPKAGWKSIVGRGHYHETYRREDGTWRIAALTLTRLSLDITWPASGPEGHQPT; encoded by the coding sequence ATGGACCGGCTGGAGCGACTGGAAGCGATCGAGGCGATCCGCAGCCTGAAGGCCCGCTATTTCCGCCTGATGGACACCAAGCAGTGGGATGAGCTGCGCAGCGTCTTCACCAGCGACCTCAAGGTCCTGACGCCCGAGGGCACAGTCTATGCCGAAGGCGGCGACACCTATGCCGCGGCCCTGCGCCATTCGCTCGAACATGCTGTGTCGGTCCACCAGGGCCTCGCCGGCGAGGTCGAGATCGACGCGGACGGCACGGGCCGCGCGATCTGGGCGATGCAGGACATCATTTCCTGGGAGGATCGCCACCCCAAGGCCGGCTGGAAAAGCATCGTCGGCCGCGGTCACTACCATGAAACCTACCGCCGCGAGGACGGTACTTGGCGCATCGCCGCGCTGACGCTCACCCGCCTCTCACTTGACATCACGTGGCCTGCTTCGGGCCCAGAAGGACACCAACCCACATGA
- a CDS encoding AAA family ATPase produces MPGQIIIINGTSGSGKSTAAELFQKRSDDYWLLYGIDHFLAGTQPAQYGHHGPKSREGIHAEPADPANPDGPLKWTLGPKGVQAFATLHEWIASASRQGCNIVFDHLLMTQTPVLADCAWRLEGLPVLLVTLKPPIEVLEKRVAERQMDKKLPTDLLGEDAVKKIVDRLARLRPWFTEVVYANDIADLTIDTAAHGPEAVCAMIEARLTEGPGTAFDRLREKYPRP; encoded by the coding sequence ATGCCCGGCCAGATCATCATCATCAACGGCACCTCGGGATCGGGCAAGTCGACCGCGGCCGAACTCTTCCAGAAGCGTTCGGACGACTACTGGCTGCTCTACGGCATCGACCACTTCCTCGCCGGCACCCAGCCCGCGCAGTACGGCCACCACGGCCCCAAGTCGCGCGAGGGCATCCATGCCGAGCCGGCCGATCCGGCGAACCCGGACGGGCCGCTCAAGTGGACGCTGGGTCCCAAGGGCGTCCAGGCCTTCGCCACGCTGCACGAATGGATCGCCTCGGCCTCGCGCCAGGGCTGCAATATCGTGTTCGACCATCTGCTGATGACGCAGACCCCGGTGCTGGCCGACTGTGCCTGGCGGCTCGAAGGCCTGCCCGTGCTGCTGGTGACGCTGAAGCCGCCGATCGAAGTGCTCGAGAAGCGCGTCGCCGAGCGGCAAATGGACAAGAAGCTGCCGACCGACCTACTCGGCGAGGATGCGGTGAAGAAGATCGTCGACCGCCTGGCGCGGCTGCGGCCGTGGTTCACCGAAGTGGTCTATGCCAACGACATCGCCGATCTCACGATCGACACCGCGGCCCACGGGCCCGAGGCAGTCTGCGCAATGATCGAGGCGCGGCTAACCGAAGGGCCGGGAACGGCGTTCGACCGGCTGCGCGAGAAATATCCGCGCCCGTAA
- a CDS encoding TonB-dependent receptor domain-containing protein, translating into MNFLIGGFYQDARVRNTVYVAGNTALKLPRTLTAGTNDVGIQTYSGFGQLRWKPVETLEIAGGVRYTDEKRHDDASSLTSYFGTPIPITIAKPNLRSKNWSPELTITYTPTDDLTVFGALKQGYKSGSFIMTVPATPGADNSFGDEKVQGGELGIKARMLDRALTINLAGYYYKYSDLQVGANEQAAGGLPVIKTINAASSKVYGLDFEATYAPPSVPGLTTRLAVNYNHARFQKFDNAPCYGGQRVQDGCNLFFSPFPATSASGSSQANPGAGAVLVNGLYGLYKGQDLSGAPLPKASDWTVTGGVDYEMPAGKDMRVKLGVNGQYTSKFLRGLGRFDGLAGLTQTGYAKINANISIGDNDGGWELAVIGNNLTNKFTAGNCTTFSASTGQVLLPPLSGGTARNAAGLDELACIPDRGREVFFRLTLRPTAL; encoded by the coding sequence GTGAACTTCCTGATCGGCGGGTTCTACCAGGACGCCCGGGTCCGCAATACGGTTTACGTCGCCGGCAACACGGCGCTCAAACTGCCGCGGACGCTCACCGCTGGTACCAACGACGTCGGCATCCAGACCTACTCGGGCTTCGGCCAGCTGCGCTGGAAGCCGGTCGAGACGCTCGAGATCGCGGGCGGTGTGCGTTACACCGACGAAAAGCGGCATGACGATGCCTCCAGCCTGACCAGCTATTTCGGCACGCCGATCCCGATCACGATCGCCAAGCCGAACCTGCGGTCGAAGAACTGGTCGCCCGAACTGACCATCACCTATACGCCGACCGACGACCTCACGGTGTTCGGCGCGCTCAAGCAGGGCTACAAGTCGGGCTCGTTCATCATGACCGTGCCGGCGACGCCGGGCGCCGACAATTCGTTCGGCGACGAAAAGGTTCAGGGCGGCGAACTGGGCATCAAGGCGCGAATGCTAGACCGTGCCCTGACGATCAACCTGGCCGGTTACTATTACAAATATTCCGATCTCCAGGTCGGCGCCAACGAGCAGGCGGCGGGCGGACTGCCCGTGATCAAGACGATCAATGCCGCTTCCTCCAAGGTCTATGGCCTCGACTTCGAAGCTACCTATGCGCCGCCTTCGGTTCCCGGCCTGACGACCCGTCTGGCGGTGAATTACAACCACGCGCGGTTCCAGAAGTTCGACAATGCGCCCTGCTACGGCGGCCAGCGCGTGCAGGACGGCTGCAACCTGTTCTTCAGCCCGTTCCCGGCGACTTCGGCGAGCGGGTCGAGCCAGGCCAACCCCGGCGCCGGCGCGGTGCTCGTGAACGGCCTCTACGGCCTCTACAAGGGCCAGGACCTTTCGGGAGCGCCACTGCCGAAGGCCTCCGACTGGACCGTGACCGGCGGCGTGGACTACGAGATGCCGGCGGGCAAGGACATGCGCGTGAAGCTGGGCGTGAATGGCCAGTACACGTCCAAGTTCCTGCGCGGTCTCGGTCGCTTTGATGGCCTGGCGGGCCTGACCCAGACGGGCTACGCGAAGATCAACGCGAACATCAGCATCGGCGACAACGACGGCGGCTGGGAACTCGCGGTGATCGGCAACAACCTCACCAACAAATTCACTGCGGGCAACTGCACGACTTTCAGCGCCTCGACCGGGCAGGTGCTGCTGCCGCCGCTGAGCGGCGGCACGGCGCGCAATGCGGCCGGGCTGGACGAACTGGCCTGCATTCCCGACCGCGGGCGTGAGGTGTTCTTCCGTCTGACTCTGCGCCCGACGGCCCTGTAA
- a CDS encoding TonB-dependent receptor plug domain-containing protein, whose protein sequence is MRKAALLAAAAVPVMGIWSMPALAQDAAATEGQGAYVEKGDIIVTARKRQESILKVPVVETVLTAESLAANNVTDIRGITQQVAGLQIGGNVLTVGTQIALRGVGTSSLDAGVDQSVSLNIDGLQLTQGASYDVGMFDMAQVEVLKGPQALFFGKNSPGGVIAIRTADPGDQLEVTANAIYGVEAQSKRGELIYSGPLSDTVGIRLAGMYSDDNGYFFNKATALAGTGAKTPSSNRYNATEEYILRGTLVWKPSSDVSVRLKINNTKRTVIGGGSPLGNCPDGNGAPLGIPFINPNDNCKVDRTAYIVDLDPVAFPDSRNGGTPFLRYETTFGTGEINYDVAPELTFTSTTGYFHHKVDGLLNGVNSGYAGPSLSSDNRFFRRDFTQELRLQSDWQDRR, encoded by the coding sequence ATGAGGAAAGCAGCCTTACTGGCCGCAGCGGCCGTACCGGTAATGGGGATCTGGAGCATGCCTGCGCTGGCGCAGGACGCCGCGGCGACCGAGGGCCAGGGCGCCTATGTGGAGAAGGGCGACATCATCGTCACCGCGCGCAAGCGCCAGGAATCGATCCTGAAAGTGCCAGTCGTGGAGACCGTGCTGACCGCCGAATCGCTCGCTGCCAACAACGTTACCGACATCCGCGGCATCACCCAGCAGGTCGCCGGCCTCCAGATCGGCGGCAACGTGCTGACCGTGGGCACGCAGATCGCGCTGCGCGGCGTCGGTACCAGTTCGCTCGACGCTGGCGTCGACCAATCGGTGTCGCTCAATATCGATGGCCTGCAGCTGACCCAGGGCGCGAGCTACGACGTCGGCATGTTCGACATGGCCCAGGTTGAAGTGCTCAAGGGCCCGCAGGCGCTGTTCTTCGGCAAGAACAGCCCGGGCGGCGTTATCGCCATCCGCACGGCCGATCCCGGCGATCAACTCGAAGTGACGGCTAACGCGATCTACGGCGTCGAGGCACAGAGCAAGCGCGGCGAGCTGATCTATTCGGGGCCGCTCAGCGACACCGTCGGCATCCGCCTCGCGGGCATGTATTCGGACGATAACGGCTACTTCTTCAACAAGGCGACGGCGCTGGCCGGCACCGGCGCGAAGACCCCGTCGAGCAACCGCTATAACGCGACCGAGGAATATATCCTGCGCGGCACGCTGGTCTGGAAGCCCTCGAGCGACGTCAGCGTCCGGCTCAAGATCAACAATACCAAGCGCACGGTCATCGGCGGCGGTTCGCCGCTGGGCAACTGCCCCGACGGCAACGGCGCGCCGCTGGGCATCCCGTTCATCAATCCGAACGACAACTGCAAGGTCGATCGCACGGCTTATATCGTCGATCTCGACCCGGTCGCCTTCCCTGATTCGCGCAATGGCGGCACGCCGTTCCTCCGCTACGAGACGACTTTCGGCACGGGCGAAATCAACTACGACGTCGCGCCCGAGCTGACCTTCACCTCGACCACCGGCTATTTCCACCACAAGGTGGATGGCCTGCTTAACGGCGTGAACAGCGGCTATGCCGGGCCTTCGCTGTCATCCGACAACCGCTTCTTCCGCCGCGATTTCACGCAGGAACTCCGGCTGCAGTCGGACTGGCAGGATCGCCGGTGA
- a CDS encoding GNAT family N-acetyltransferase: MEGLTITRHDAGGNGEYRAHVPDSDVVGRLTWYLEDGVKVADHTLVPPEIGNRGVAAKLVEALIADADRDGFKIRPDCSYVAVAFKRHPEWASLQA, from the coding sequence ATGGAAGGCCTCACGATTACCCGCCACGATGCCGGCGGCAACGGCGAGTACCGTGCCCACGTCCCCGACAGCGATGTGGTGGGCCGATTGACCTGGTATCTCGAGGACGGGGTCAAGGTTGCCGACCATACGCTGGTCCCGCCGGAGATCGGTAATCGCGGGGTCGCGGCCAAGCTGGTCGAGGCGCTGATCGCTGACGCGGACCGTGACGGCTTCAAGATCCGCCCCGATTGCAGCTATGTCGCGGTGGCGTTCAAGCGCCATCCCGAATGGGCCTCCCTCCAGGCTTGA
- a CDS encoding low specificity L-threonine aldolase gives MHFMSDNAASVHPNVWQAMLAADTPDSPYDGDALSAKLDEAFSEVFERPCWALWVASGTAANCLALATMVPPQGGVICHREAHIETSEGGAPGFYTHGAKLMLADGDGAKLTPTAIQGVIDPIKPGVHWVHPAAISITQATELGRVYTPAEVTEIGLLARDRTMWLHMDGARFGNAVAFLRSTPAKLTCDAGVHALSFGFVKNGGLGAEAIVFFDEGLADIARYRRKRAGHLQSKGRFLAAQILALLDGKLWLENAMAANEAAAIISQGAADRLLEPVEGNQLFVRMSGAEREALRGQGFAFYDHGPDGARMVTAWDSRPEHCTAMAEAIAAL, from the coding sequence ATGCACTTCATGTCCGACAATGCCGCCTCGGTGCACCCAAACGTCTGGCAGGCGATGCTCGCCGCCGACACCCCAGACTCACCCTATGACGGCGACGCGCTGAGCGCCAAGCTGGACGAGGCCTTTTCCGAGGTGTTCGAGCGACCCTGCTGGGCGCTCTGGGTGGCGAGCGGCACGGCGGCCAACTGCCTGGCGCTGGCGACGATGGTGCCGCCGCAGGGCGGCGTCATCTGCCACCGCGAGGCGCATATCGAGACCAGCGAAGGCGGTGCGCCGGGCTTCTACACCCACGGCGCCAAGCTGATGCTGGCGGATGGGGACGGCGCGAAGCTGACCCCGACGGCGATCCAAGGCGTGATCGATCCGATCAAGCCCGGGGTCCACTGGGTCCATCCCGCAGCGATCTCCATCACTCAGGCGACCGAACTCGGCCGCGTCTATACGCCCGCGGAAGTCACCGAAATCGGCCTTCTGGCGCGCGACAGGACGATGTGGCTGCACATGGACGGGGCACGCTTCGGCAATGCCGTCGCCTTCCTGCGCAGCACGCCCGCGAAGCTGACCTGCGACGCAGGCGTTCACGCACTGAGCTTCGGCTTCGTCAAGAACGGCGGCCTCGGCGCCGAGGCGATCGTGTTCTTCGATGAGGGCCTGGCCGACATCGCCCGCTATCGCCGCAAGCGCGCCGGTCACCTCCAGTCCAAGGGCCGTTTCCTCGCCGCGCAGATCCTGGCCCTGCTCGACGGCAAGCTGTGGCTGGAAAACGCCATGGCCGCGAACGAGGCTGCGGCGATCATCTCGCAAGGCGCCGCGGACCGCCTGCTCGAGCCGGTCGAAGGCAACCAGCTGTTCGTGCGCATGTCGGGTGCCGAACGCGAGGCGCTGCGCGGGCAGGGCTTCGCGTTCTACGATCACGGCCCCGATGGGGCACGGATGGTGACCGCCTGGGACAGCCGGCCCGAACACTGCACGGCAATGGCCGAAGCGATCGCGGCGCTCTAG
- a CDS encoding SDR family NAD(P)-dependent oxidoreductase — translation MKRLFIFGLGYTASVIARAMREEGWMVAGTGGGNIPFEDEDKVREGLATASHVLSSVPPAEGVDPVLARYGDALKHDWLGYLSSTGVYGDTAGAWVDETAPTGGGRRSARAEADAEWLRRGARVFRLPGIYGPGRSALDRVREGKAHRIDLPGQVFSRVHVEDIAYGVIAALDAPVGAYNLGDDLPCGQNAVIEEACRLAGVAQPPLLSLDEAALSPAARAFYAENRRISNGKAKRVLGWRPRYPTYREGLRSLV, via the coding sequence ATGAAACGATTGTTTATTTTCGGCCTCGGCTACACGGCCAGCGTCATCGCGCGCGCGATGCGCGAGGAGGGGTGGATGGTGGCCGGTACCGGCGGCGGAAACATCCCGTTCGAGGACGAAGATAAGGTCCGCGAGGGTCTCGCCACGGCCAGCCATGTCCTGTCGTCTGTGCCACCGGCCGAAGGTGTCGACCCCGTGCTCGCGCGCTACGGCGACGCCTTGAAGCACGATTGGCTCGGCTATCTTTCCTCGACCGGCGTCTATGGGGATACAGCGGGCGCCTGGGTCGACGAGACTGCCCCCACCGGCGGTGGCCGTCGTTCCGCCCGTGCCGAAGCCGATGCCGAATGGCTGCGGCGCGGCGCGCGGGTGTTCCGCTTGCCGGGCATCTACGGACCGGGCCGCAGCGCTCTCGACCGCGTGCGCGAGGGCAAGGCCCACCGGATCGACCTGCCGGGGCAGGTGTTCAGCCGCGTCCATGTCGAGGACATCGCTTACGGGGTGATCGCGGCGCTTGATGCACCGGTGGGCGCCTACAACCTCGGCGATGACCTGCCCTGCGGCCAGAACGCGGTGATAGAAGAGGCCTGCCGGCTCGCCGGCGTGGCGCAGCCGCCGCTGCTCTCGCTCGACGAGGCCGCCCTGTCGCCCGCCGCCCGCGCCTTCTACGCCGAGAACCGCCGCATCTCGAACGGCAAGGCGAAGCGCGTCCTCGGCTGGCGGCCGCGCTATCCGACCTATCGGGAGGGGCTGAGGTCGCTGGTCTAG
- the pepN gene encoding aminopeptidase N → MDIASRPSTPIENPETADAAVPPKAPAVIRREDYRAPDWFVPEIALDFALDLDATRVRATLEVRRNAQGSGDHTLRLNGDGIAARSVLVDGQVANDWRMDGLDLLIELSGDAHTVEIETLINPAANSQLMGLYASNGMLCTQCEAEGFRRIAFFPDRPDVLSTYKVHMEGDKARFPVLLSNGNCTATGEGTDGKHWAEWHDPWPKPCYLFALVAGELVANHDTFTTAGGRKVDLNIWVRPGDEGRTQHAMDSLIASLKWDEETFGREYDLDLFNIVAVSDFNMGAMENKGLNVFNTRYVLADPETATDADYDAVEGVIGHEYFHNWSGNRVTCRDWFQLSLKEGFTVLRDQLFSADMGSPAVKRIEDVRVLRSAQFPEDSGPLAHPIRPDSYQEISNFYTSTVYNKGAEVIRMMRSMAGPECFRAGTDLYFDRHDGEAATCEDFVKAIEDGTGLDLKQFRQWYSQAGTPQVKVRVDHEGDTATLRITQTVPVTPGQPVKQPMPIPLRVALFDRDSSEHRGEQLIVLDKAEDSFTFPGFARTPVLSINRGFTAPVAIDSDVPTADLVFLAANDDDPFARYEAMQSLVVQHLVAAVGGGMLCDAERQSGRDAIGRALAAILDDATLDDLMRGELMILPSEAYLAEQLAIADPGAIHAEREGLKAWLGRELEDRLAALHDRVSAVSYSRSAEARGARKLKTQALVYLAAGVPDEAAKRAATQYAAADNMTDRQGSLMVLCGLDTPAREEALADFRKRYDGNALVIDKWFSLQAGSLHPRVLDHIKALAQHPDFTLHNPNRVRALYMSAAVNPKAFHSGDGEGYRMIADLILALDPINAQTAARFVPPLGRWRRIEPQRSGMMRAELERIAAAPKLSRDTLEQVTKSLG, encoded by the coding sequence ATGGATATCGCCAGCAGACCCTCGACGCCGATCGAGAACCCCGAAACGGCCGACGCCGCAGTACCGCCCAAGGCCCCCGCGGTGATCCGGCGCGAGGACTATCGCGCGCCCGACTGGTTCGTGCCCGAGATCGCACTCGATTTCGCGCTCGACCTCGACGCCACGCGTGTCCGGGCGACGCTGGAAGTCCGGCGCAACGCGCAAGGCTCGGGCGACCACACGCTACGGCTCAACGGCGACGGCATCGCCGCGCGTTCGGTCCTGGTCGACGGACAGGTCGCGAACGACTGGCGGATGGACGGGCTGGACCTGCTGATCGAGCTGTCGGGCGACGCCCATACGGTCGAGATCGAAACGCTGATCAATCCGGCCGCCAACAGCCAGCTGATGGGGCTCTACGCCTCGAACGGCATGCTCTGCACCCAGTGCGAGGCCGAGGGCTTCCGCCGCATCGCCTTCTTCCCCGACCGCCCCGACGTGCTCAGCACTTACAAGGTGCACATGGAGGGCGACAAGGCACGCTTCCCCGTGCTGCTGTCGAACGGCAACTGCACCGCAACCGGAGAGGGCACCGACGGCAAGCACTGGGCCGAATGGCACGACCCCTGGCCGAAGCCCTGCTATCTCTTCGCGCTGGTCGCGGGCGAGCTGGTCGCCAACCACGATACCTTCACCACCGCGGGCGGCCGCAAGGTCGATCTCAACATCTGGGTCCGCCCGGGCGACGAGGGCCGCACCCAACACGCGATGGATTCGCTGATCGCCTCGCTGAAGTGGGACGAGGAAACCTTCGGCCGCGAATACGACCTCGACCTGTTCAACATCGTCGCCGTCTCCGACTTCAACATGGGCGCGATGGAGAACAAGGGCCTCAACGTCTTCAACACGCGCTACGTGCTGGCCGACCCCGAGACCGCGACTGACGCCGACTACGACGCGGTCGAGGGCGTGATCGGCCACGAGTACTTCCACAACTGGTCGGGCAACCGCGTGACCTGCCGCGACTGGTTCCAGCTTTCGCTCAAGGAAGGCTTCACCGTCCTGCGCGACCAGCTGTTCTCGGCCGACATGGGCTCGCCCGCGGTCAAGCGGATCGAGGACGTGCGCGTGCTGCGCTCGGCCCAGTTCCCTGAGGATTCGGGGCCGCTGGCGCACCCGATCCGGCCGGATTCCTACCAGGAGATCTCGAACTTCTACACCTCGACCGTCTACAACAAGGGTGCCGAGGTGATCCGCATGATGCGCTCGATGGCGGGGCCCGAATGCTTCCGGGCCGGCACCGACCTCTATTTCGACCGCCACGACGGCGAGGCAGCGACGTGCGAGGACTTCGTCAAGGCGATCGAGGACGGCACCGGGCTCGACCTCAAGCAGTTCCGCCAGTGGTACAGCCAGGCCGGCACGCCGCAGGTCAAGGTCCGGGTCGACCACGAAGGCGACACCGCGACGCTCCGCATCACCCAGACCGTCCCCGTCACCCCGGGCCAGCCGGTCAAGCAGCCGATGCCGATCCCGCTGCGCGTCGCGCTGTTCGACCGCGACAGCAGCGAGCACAGGGGCGAGCAGCTGATCGTGCTCGACAAGGCCGAGGACAGCTTCACCTTCCCCGGCTTCGCCCGGACGCCAGTGTTGTCTATCAACCGCGGCTTTACCGCGCCCGTCGCCATCGACAGCGACGTGCCCACCGCCGACCTCGTCTTCCTTGCGGCCAACGACGACGATCCCTTCGCCCGCTACGAAGCCATGCAGAGCCTCGTCGTCCAGCACCTAGTCGCGGCGGTCGGGGGCGGCATGCTCTGCGATGCCGAGCGGCAGTCGGGCCGCGACGCGATCGGCCGCGCGCTGGCGGCGATCCTCGACGACGCGACGCTCGACGACCTGATGCGCGGCGAACTGATGATCCTCCCATCCGAGGCCTATCTCGCCGAGCAGCTCGCGATCGCCGATCCCGGCGCGATCCATGCTGAGCGCGAAGGCCTCAAGGCCTGGCTCGGCCGCGAGCTCGAGGACCGGCTAGCTGCGCTGCATGACCGGGTCAGCGCTGTGTCCTACAGCCGCAGCGCCGAGGCACGCGGTGCGCGCAAGCTCAAGACGCAGGCGCTCGTCTATCTCGCGGCGGGCGTGCCCGACGAAGCCGCGAAGCGCGCGGCTACGCAATATGCCGCAGCCGACAACATGACCGACCGCCAGGGCTCGTTGATGGTGCTCTGCGGCCTTGATACGCCCGCCCGCGAGGAAGCCCTCGCCGACTTCCGCAAGCGCTACGACGGCAATGCCCTGGTCATCGACAAGTGGTTCTCACTCCAGGCGGGTTCGCTGCACCCCAGGGTGCTCGATCACATCAAGGCGCTGGCCCAGCACCCGGACTTCACGCTGCACAATCCCAACCGCGTGCGCGCGCTCTACATGTCCGCCGCGGTCAATCCCAAGGCGTTCCACTCGGGCGATGGCGAGGGCTACCGGATGATCGCCGATCTGATCCTGGCGCTCGACCCGATCAACGCGCAGACCGCGGCGCGCTTCGTGCCGCCGCTCGGCCGCTGGCGGCGGATCGAACCGCAGCGTTCGGGCATGATGCGCGCCGAACTCGAACGCATCGCCGCCGCGCCCAAGCTATCGCGCGACACGCTCGAGCAGGTGACCAAGAGCCTTGGCTAA